A portion of the Streptomyces platensis genome contains these proteins:
- a CDS encoding M55 family metallopeptidase, producing the protein MQVYISADMEGVTGLVDAHDVQLGGHDYEHGRVMMTEDVNAAIRGALSAGATRVLVNDAHSAMRNLLADQLHPEAELVRGKPKRMGMLEGLDGAFDAVMCIGYHARAGALGVLSHSYMGHEIEDMWLDDRPMGEIGFAQATAAAMGVPVVTLSGDDAACDEMNAWDARVVTAPVKYARDRFSARLRPATEARKAIEEAAAEGARRASRLRPPFTEAPSTLAVRWQSATVAAQLEVIPGVTLRDSRTAEVTEAVPQLFRLFGLFMRVAASLTDQRPYC; encoded by the coding sequence GTGCAGGTTTACATCAGCGCGGACATGGAAGGCGTCACCGGGCTGGTGGACGCCCATGACGTACAGCTGGGTGGGCACGACTACGAGCACGGTCGCGTCATGATGACCGAGGACGTGAACGCGGCCATACGCGGAGCGCTCTCGGCCGGTGCGACCAGGGTGCTGGTCAACGACGCACACAGTGCCATGCGGAACCTGCTCGCGGATCAGCTGCACCCCGAGGCCGAGCTGGTCAGAGGCAAGCCCAAGCGGATGGGGATGCTCGAAGGGCTGGACGGCGCCTTCGACGCGGTGATGTGCATCGGGTACCACGCGCGTGCCGGCGCTCTCGGCGTGCTCAGCCACAGCTACATGGGCCACGAGATCGAAGACATGTGGCTGGACGACCGCCCCATGGGCGAGATCGGGTTCGCGCAGGCCACCGCCGCCGCGATGGGAGTGCCCGTGGTCACGCTTTCCGGCGACGACGCGGCGTGTGACGAGATGAACGCCTGGGATGCCCGGGTCGTCACGGCCCCGGTGAAATACGCCCGGGACCGGTTCAGCGCCCGACTGCGGCCCGCGACGGAAGCCCGTAAGGCGATCGAGGAGGCTGCCGCCGAGGGTGCGCGCCGTGCTTCCCGGCTCCGGCCGCCCTTCACGGAAGCCCCCTCAACCCTGGCGGTCCGCTGGCAATCGGCCACCGTGGCCGCTCAGCTCGAAGTGATCCCCGGGGTCACGCTGAGAGACTCACGCACCGCCGAGGTGACGGAGGCCGTACCGCAGCTCTTCCGGCTCTTCGGCCTCTTCATGAGGGTGGCAGCGTCGCTCACCGACCAGCGGCCGTATTGCTGA
- a CDS encoding mycoredoxin yields MAGTVTMYSTTWCGYCRRLKGQMDREGIAYTEINIEHDPESAAFVEKANGGNQTVPTVRVVPTQGDAEVVMTNPSLAQVKQALGV; encoded by the coding sequence ATGGCGGGCACTGTGACGATGTACAGCACGACCTGGTGTGGCTACTGCCGTCGGCTGAAGGGCCAGATGGACCGCGAGGGCATCGCCTACACCGAGATCAACATCGAGCACGACCCGGAGTCCGCGGCGTTCGTGGAGAAGGCGAACGGCGGCAACCAGACGGTGCCCACGGTTCGGGTGGTCCCCACCCAGGGAGACGCCGAGGTCGTCATGACCAACCCGAGCCTTGCCCAGGTGAAGCAGGCGCTCGGCGTCTGA
- a CDS encoding UvrD-helicase domain-containing protein: MTAATDSSLFPQVPDSADGVLDGLDPEQREVATALNGPVCVLAGAGTGKTRAITHRIAYGVRAGILQPASVLAVTFTARAAGEMRGRLRQLGAGGVQARTFHSAALRQLQFFWPKAVGGEVPRLLERKIQLVAEAAARCRIRLDRNELRDVTAEIEWSKVTQTVPADYPAAVAKAGREAPRDPAEVGQIYGTYEQLKRDRGTIDFEDVLLLTVGVLQDRHDIAEQVRTQYQHFVVDEYQDVSPLQQRLLDLWLGDRDNLCVVGDASQTIYSFTGATPDHLLNFRTRHPNATVVKLVRDYRSSPQVVHLANGLLSQARGRAAEHRLELISQRDAGPEPVYTEYADEPAEAEGTARRIRDLIASGVSAGEIAVLFRINAQSEVYEQALADAGVPYQLRGAERFFERPEVREAGVKLRGAARFGGNDALLDDALDLPSEVRAVLSDMGWTSRPPAGSGAVRDRWESLAALVRLAEDFARARPTATLADLVAELDERANAQHAPTVEGVTLASLHAAKGLEWEAVFLVGLTEGMMPITYAKTDEQIEEERRLLYVGVTRARLHLGLSWSLARSPGGRASRRPSRFLSGLRPGSGAVAGRRTPGAVSGGVERGDGTAPVARRTKHRSPARCRVCNRTLTDPGEMKLMRCEDCPSELDEALYERLTDWRAEQAARSRQPAYCIFTDKTLMAIAEAVPGTEAELAVISGVGRRKFDRYGSEVLAICAGEELVGVSEEGPEGAAENSSKK; this comes from the coding sequence GTGACAGCAGCAACGGACTCCTCTCTTTTCCCGCAGGTGCCTGACTCGGCCGACGGGGTGCTCGACGGGCTCGACCCCGAGCAGCGCGAGGTCGCGACGGCGCTGAACGGTCCGGTGTGTGTGCTGGCCGGTGCCGGCACGGGCAAGACCCGCGCGATCACCCACCGGATCGCGTACGGGGTGCGGGCCGGGATTCTCCAGCCCGCGAGTGTGCTCGCCGTCACGTTCACGGCCCGCGCGGCCGGCGAGATGCGCGGCCGGCTGCGTCAGCTCGGTGCGGGCGGGGTCCAGGCCAGGACGTTCCACTCCGCGGCGCTGCGGCAGCTCCAGTTCTTCTGGCCGAAAGCCGTCGGTGGGGAGGTCCCGCGGCTGCTGGAGCGCAAGATCCAGCTCGTCGCCGAGGCCGCCGCCCGCTGCCGCATCCGGCTCGACCGCAATGAGCTGCGCGATGTCACGGCGGAGATCGAGTGGTCCAAGGTCACCCAGACCGTTCCGGCCGACTATCCGGCGGCGGTCGCCAAGGCCGGCCGGGAGGCCCCGCGCGACCCGGCCGAGGTCGGGCAGATCTACGGCACGTACGAGCAGCTCAAGCGCGACCGGGGCACCATCGACTTCGAGGACGTGCTGCTGCTCACGGTCGGTGTCCTACAGGACCGGCACGACATCGCGGAGCAAGTCCGTACGCAGTATCAGCACTTCGTCGTCGACGAGTACCAGGACGTCAGCCCGCTCCAGCAGCGGCTGCTGGATCTGTGGCTGGGGGACCGTGACAACCTCTGCGTGGTCGGCGACGCCAGCCAGACGATCTACAGCTTCACCGGCGCCACCCCCGACCACCTCCTCAACTTCCGCACCCGCCATCCGAACGCGACGGTCGTCAAGCTCGTCCGCGACTACCGCTCCAGCCCCCAGGTCGTGCACCTCGCCAACGGCCTGCTCTCCCAGGCCCGGGGGCGGGCCGCCGAGCACCGCCTGGAGCTGATCTCGCAGCGGGACGCGGGCCCCGAGCCCGTCTACACGGAGTACGCCGACGAGCCCGCCGAGGCCGAGGGCACCGCCCGCCGGATCCGCGACCTGATCGCTTCCGGGGTGTCGGCGGGGGAGATCGCCGTCCTCTTCCGCATCAACGCCCAGTCCGAGGTCTATGAGCAGGCGCTGGCCGATGCCGGGGTGCCGTATCAGCTGCGGGGCGCCGAGCGGTTCTTCGAACGGCCGGAGGTGCGCGAGGCGGGCGTCAAACTGCGGGGCGCCGCCCGCTTCGGGGGCAACGACGCGCTGCTCGACGACGCGCTGGACCTGCCGTCCGAGGTGCGGGCGGTGCTCAGTGACATGGGCTGGACCAGCCGGCCCCCGGCCGGTTCCGGGGCGGTGCGGGACCGCTGGGAGTCCCTGGCCGCTCTGGTGCGGCTCGCCGAGGACTTCGCCCGGGCCCGGCCCACAGCCACCCTCGCCGACCTCGTCGCCGAACTGGACGAGCGGGCCAACGCGCAGCACGCCCCGACGGTCGAAGGCGTGACCCTCGCGTCCCTGCACGCCGCCAAGGGCCTGGAGTGGGAAGCCGTCTTCCTGGTCGGTCTCACCGAAGGCATGATGCCGATCACCTACGCCAAGACCGACGAGCAGATAGAGGAGGAGCGCCGGCTCCTGTATGTCGGCGTGACCCGCGCCCGCCTCCATCTGGGGCTGTCCTGGTCGCTGGCGCGCTCGCCGGGCGGGCGGGCCTCCCGCCGTCCCAGCCGGTTCCTGAGCGGCCTGCGGCCGGGCTCCGGGGCGGTGGCGGGCCGCCGCACACCGGGCGCGGTCTCAGGGGGCGTCGAGCGCGGCGACGGGACGGCGCCGGTGGCTCGGCGCACCAAGCACCGCAGCCCGGCACGCTGCCGGGTCTGCAACAGGACACTCACGGACCCGGGTGAGATGAAGCTGATGCGGTGTGAGGACTGCCCTTCGGAGCTGGACGAGGCACTCTACGAGCGGCTGACCGACTGGCGGGCCGAGCAGGCCGCGCGCTCCCGGCAGCCCGCGTACTGCATCTTCACCGACAAGACACTGATGGCGATCGCGGAGGCCGTTCCGGGAACCGAAGCGGAGCTTGCGGTCATCTCAGGAGTGGGGCGGCGGAAGTTCGACCGCTACGGCAGTGAGGTGCTGGCGATCTGTGCCGGCGAGGAGCTCGTGGGGGTCTCTGAGGAGGGGCCCGAAGGCGCCGCGGAAAACTCGTCGAAAAAATAG
- a CDS encoding WhiB family transcriptional regulator — translation MQLQTHTPSVATDLIPPPDPQENSLLPLTELDDEIDRLGAAVPCRTYDPEVFFAESPADVEYAKALCQTCPVREACLAGAKDRREPWGVWGGELFVQGVVVPRKRPRGRPRKNPVAA, via the coding sequence GTGCAACTCCAGACGCACACCCCGTCCGTAGCAACCGACCTGATCCCTCCGCCCGACCCCCAGGAGAACTCCTTGCTGCCCCTCACCGAGCTCGACGACGAGATCGACCGCCTCGGCGCTGCCGTTCCGTGCCGGACCTACGACCCGGAGGTCTTCTTCGCCGAGTCCCCGGCCGACGTCGAGTACGCCAAGGCGCTGTGCCAGACCTGCCCCGTCCGCGAGGCCTGCCTTGCCGGTGCCAAGGACCGCCGTGAGCCGTGGGGCGTCTGGGGCGGCGAGCTCTTCGTCCAGGGCGTTGTCGTGCCGCGGAAGCGGCCGCGTGGCCGTCCGCGCAAGAACCCGGTCGCGGCATGA
- a CDS encoding ABC1 kinase family protein, whose translation MSDLPRKAVTRTAKLAALPLGFAGRATWGLGKRIGGRSAEIVGRELQQRTAEQLFKVLGELKGGAMKFGQALSVFESALPEEIAGPYRAALTKLQEAAPPMPTSTVHAVLAEQLGEDWQELFEEFEDKPAAAASIGQVHRGVWHDGREVAVKVQYPGAGQALLSDLSQLSRFARLLGPLIPGMDIKPLITELRDRVSEELDYSLEAEAQRAHAEEFADDPDVVVPAVVHQCDQVLVTEWMAGLPLSEVIANGTDAQRDRAGQLLARFLFSGPARTGLLHADPHPGNFRLLAGDHPDGPVEEWRLGVLDFGTVDRLPDGLPPTIGTSLRMTLDGEADAVYQQLCEEGFVKESIELDPDAVLEYLLPIIEPAQVDEFTFTRGWMRRQAARVGDPRSPAHQLGKQLNLPPAYLLIHRVTLSTIGVLCQLGATVRLRDELEAWMPGFVPEEEPAGSELTGFDTVISADISEEAVEGSTA comes from the coding sequence ATGTCTGATCTTCCCCGCAAGGCGGTCACCCGCACCGCCAAGCTGGCCGCGCTGCCACTGGGGTTCGCCGGCCGCGCCACTTGGGGCCTGGGCAAGCGGATCGGCGGCAGATCCGCCGAGATCGTCGGCCGTGAGCTGCAACAGCGCACCGCGGAACAGCTCTTCAAGGTGCTCGGCGAACTGAAGGGCGGGGCGATGAAGTTCGGGCAGGCGCTGTCCGTCTTCGAGTCGGCGCTGCCCGAGGAGATCGCCGGCCCGTACCGCGCCGCTCTGACGAAACTTCAGGAAGCGGCGCCGCCGATGCCGACGAGCACGGTGCACGCGGTGCTGGCGGAGCAGCTCGGCGAGGACTGGCAGGAGCTGTTCGAGGAGTTCGAGGACAAGCCGGCCGCGGCGGCCTCGATCGGGCAGGTGCACCGGGGGGTGTGGCACGACGGCCGCGAGGTGGCGGTCAAGGTGCAGTATCCGGGGGCCGGTCAGGCGCTGCTGTCGGATCTGTCGCAGCTGAGCCGGTTCGCCCGGCTGCTGGGTCCGCTGATCCCGGGCATGGACATCAAGCCGCTGATCACCGAGCTGCGTGACCGGGTGTCGGAGGAGCTGGACTACTCCCTGGAGGCGGAGGCCCAGCGGGCCCATGCAGAGGAGTTCGCCGACGACCCGGATGTGGTGGTGCCGGCCGTGGTCCACCAGTGCGACCAGGTGCTGGTGACGGAGTGGATGGCGGGACTGCCGCTGTCCGAGGTGATCGCGAACGGCACCGACGCACAGCGGGACCGGGCCGGCCAGCTCCTGGCGCGCTTCCTCTTCTCCGGCCCCGCCCGTACGGGCCTGCTGCACGCCGACCCGCATCCGGGCAACTTCCGGCTGCTGGCCGGGGACCACCCGGACGGCCCGGTCGAGGAGTGGCGGCTGGGGGTGCTGGACTTCGGCACCGTCGACCGGCTCCCCGACGGACTGCCGCCGACGATCGGTACGTCACTGCGGATGACGCTGGACGGCGAGGCGGACGCCGTCTACCAGCAGCTGTGCGAGGAGGGCTTCGTCAAGGAGTCCATCGAGCTGGACCCGGACGCGGTGCTGGAGTATCTGCTGCCGATCATCGAACCCGCGCAGGTGGACGAGTTCACCTTCACCCGCGGCTGGATGCGCCGGCAGGCGGCCCGGGTCGGGGACCCGCGCTCGCCCGCCCACCAGTTGGGCAAACAGCTGAATCTGCCGCCCGCGTACCTTCTGATCCACCGGGTGACCCTGAGCACGATCGGGGTGCTGTGCCAGTTGGGGGCGACGGTACGGCTGCGTGACGAACTCGAGGCATGGATGCCCGGCTTTGTGCCCGAGGAGGAGCCGGCCGGCTCGGAGCTCACCGGCTTCGACACGGTCATCAGCGCCGACATCAGCGAGGAGGCCGTCGAAGGGTCCACTGCCTGA
- a CDS encoding ThiF family adenylyltransferase → MRHPMLKPALRRGWRDRETVRFGVAPAHAMVVGPVDTATGSFLSLIDGTRTMQQLVEEAALLDLPPEHVRGVVDRLGAAGLLESSTEGGPAAEAVRADHTAFEQLRPDLASLSVRHPEPAGALGRMGARRAVRARVKGSGRVGAAIAALLSASGIGRVEVFDGGTVQPWDVLPGGLPAERIGERRRSAAQRLVHQSSPWSRTPRPRVPVSESGEPGLSLVVLAPRDGLGAYAPDPVLSEPLLVAGIPHLYAGVIEGTGVVGPLVLPGGSACARCDELRRTDAEPAWPRLLAQWRSGRAAPAVPACDAALATTVAGIAAVQALAFLDGELPPCTGARMELAAPCASVRTVRIEPHPDCGCGAAASPAAAGPSDPQPEHATMTE, encoded by the coding sequence ATGAGGCATCCGATGCTCAAGCCCGCGCTGCGGCGCGGATGGCGGGACCGGGAGACGGTGCGGTTCGGGGTGGCGCCGGCGCACGCGATGGTGGTCGGCCCGGTCGATACGGCGACCGGCAGTTTCCTCTCGCTGATCGACGGCACCCGCACCATGCAGCAACTGGTCGAGGAGGCCGCGTTACTGGACCTCCCGCCCGAGCATGTGCGGGGTGTGGTGGACCGGCTCGGCGCCGCCGGGCTGCTGGAATCTTCCACCGAGGGCGGCCCGGCGGCCGAGGCGGTCCGGGCGGACCACACCGCCTTCGAGCAGTTGCGGCCCGATCTGGCGTCCCTCTCGGTGCGGCATCCGGAACCGGCGGGCGCGCTGGGCCGGATGGGAGCGCGCCGGGCGGTCCGGGCGCGAGTCAAGGGGTCGGGGCGGGTCGGCGCCGCGATCGCGGCGCTGCTCTCGGCCTCGGGCATCGGCCGGGTGGAGGTGTTCGACGGCGGCACGGTCCAGCCGTGGGACGTCCTGCCCGGCGGGCTGCCGGCCGAGCGGATCGGCGAGCGGCGGCGCTCTGCCGCGCAACGGCTGGTCCACCAGTCCTCCCCCTGGAGCCGTACCCCACGGCCGAGGGTCCCGGTCAGCGAATCGGGCGAACCCGGACTGTCGCTGGTGGTGCTGGCCCCGCGGGACGGGCTCGGCGCGTACGCCCCCGACCCCGTGCTGTCCGAGCCGTTGCTCGTCGCCGGAATCCCACATCTTTACGCGGGGGTGATCGAGGGCACGGGTGTGGTGGGTCCGTTGGTGCTGCCCGGCGGTTCGGCCTGTGCCCGCTGCGACGAGCTGCGTCGTACGGACGCGGAGCCGGCCTGGCCGCGGTTGCTGGCGCAGTGGCGGTCGGGGCGTGCCGCACCCGCGGTTCCGGCCTGCGATGCCGCGTTGGCAACAACGGTCGCGGGGATCGCCGCCGTCCAGGCGCTGGCGTTCCTCGATGGCGAGCTGCCGCCGTGCACCGGTGCGCGGATGGAGCTCGCGGCGCCGTGCGCGAGCGTGCGCACGGTGCGGATCGAGCCGCATCCGGACTGCGGCTGTGGCGCTGCCGCTTCACCGGCTGCGGCAGGCCCCTCGGATCCGCAGCCCGAACACGCCACAATGACGGAGTAA
- a CDS encoding M48 family metallopeptidase → MPADPSAHGSGETPLRRAADTSRGAAPGPVARGSATSAVEVRRSSRRRRTVSAYREGDRTVVLIPARMSEAEERRWVTVMLDKLAAQESKRMLGDGELAERAERLSGQYLDGRARPASVRWVTNQNTRWGSCTPAEGSIRLSHRLQGMPEYVIDYVLLHELAHLLVPGHGPRFWSLLESYARTERARGYLEGVVAADRLPHLPVAREE, encoded by the coding sequence GTGCCCGCCGACCCTTCCGCCCACGGCTCAGGGGAAACCCCTCTGCGCCGCGCCGCCGACACCTCGCGCGGTGCCGCCCCCGGCCCCGTGGCCCGCGGATCGGCCACCAGTGCCGTCGAGGTACGCCGCAGTTCACGACGGCGCAGAACGGTCTCCGCGTACCGCGAGGGTGACCGCACGGTTGTCCTGATTCCGGCCCGTATGTCCGAGGCGGAGGAGCGGCGCTGGGTCACCGTCATGCTGGACAAGCTCGCCGCCCAGGAGAGCAAGCGGATGCTGGGCGACGGGGAGCTGGCCGAGCGCGCCGAGCGGCTGTCCGGTCAGTATCTGGACGGCCGGGCCCGCCCCGCCTCGGTGCGCTGGGTGACCAACCAGAACACCCGCTGGGGATCGTGCACCCCGGCCGAGGGCAGCATCCGCCTTTCGCACCGTCTCCAGGGCATGCCGGAGTACGTCATCGACTACGTCCTCCTGCACGAACTCGCCCATCTGCTCGTCCCCGGCCACGGCCCCCGGTTCTGGAGCCTGCTGGAGTCCTACGCCCGTACGGAACGGGCCCGTGGCTACCTCGAAGGGGTGGTCGCGGCCGACCGGCTGCCCCATCTGCCCGTCGCCCGCGAGGAATGA